A genomic window from Bdellovibrio sp. SKB1291214 includes:
- a CDS encoding ABC transporter permease: MEFFFMILALGLATLRLATPLIFASMGGMMSERSGVVNVALESFMLVGAFTGSVVAVYSSSAWFGWGAALLAGLLIGALYALFVIELGADQIVTGMAFNLLVMGVIPFATKILFSSTGSTPPLPAEFRFNYEPLIFAFVLVALLTLWLKKSRSGLWLLFAGENPEALISAGVSVRKVRWAAVSLSGAFAAWGGASLSLFLASSYSPMMSGGRGFMALAALIFGKWKPLPAFFACLLFAFADAVQIRLQGVQIGGVTVPVQFIQILPYVVTIVALAGFIGASRPPKALGREL, translated from the coding sequence ATGGAATTCTTTTTCATGATCTTGGCATTGGGATTAGCAACACTTCGTTTGGCAACGCCACTGATTTTTGCATCTATGGGCGGTATGATGAGCGAACGTTCCGGTGTGGTTAACGTTGCACTTGAAAGCTTTATGCTGGTTGGCGCCTTCACAGGTTCTGTCGTGGCGGTATATTCTTCCTCTGCTTGGTTTGGTTGGGGAGCCGCTCTGCTTGCAGGTCTTTTAATTGGCGCTTTGTATGCTTTATTCGTGATTGAACTGGGAGCTGATCAAATTGTGACGGGCATGGCGTTCAATTTGTTGGTTATGGGTGTAATTCCATTTGCTACAAAAATTCTTTTCAGTTCGACAGGCTCTACTCCCCCGCTTCCTGCTGAATTCCGCTTTAATTATGAACCCTTGATTTTTGCCTTTGTGTTGGTAGCGTTACTGACATTGTGGCTAAAAAAATCTCGTTCAGGACTGTGGCTTTTGTTTGCCGGCGAAAATCCAGAAGCGTTGATTTCAGCTGGCGTCAGTGTTCGCAAAGTGCGTTGGGCTGCTGTGTCCTTAAGTGGAGCCTTCGCAGCATGGGGTGGCGCAAGTTTGTCGTTGTTCCTAGCGTCTTCGTATTCACCAATGATGTCTGGTGGTCGTGGTTTTATGGCTTTGGCGGCTTTGATCTTTGGTAAATGGAAACCACTTCCGGCATTCTTTGCCTGCTTGTTATTTGCGTTTGCCGATGCCGTGCAAATTCGCCTGCAGGGCGTGCAAATTGGTGGCGTCACCGTTCCGGTTCAATTTATTCAGATCTTACCATACGTCGTTACGATCGTGGCGTTAGCAGGGTTTATCGGTGCAAGCCGTCCACCTAAAGCTTTGGGTCGCGAGCTGTAA
- a CDS encoding BMP family lipoprotein — protein MTKKFFVTLFFLSISTTTFANIKVGLVLDKGGKDDKSFNSAAYAGATKAEKDLKIELKYVEATDTNAIENLHRNFARKNYDLVIGVGFAQTDAVKKVAAQFPKVKFAIVDGEITAANVRSLMFEEHEGSFLVGALAAMASKTHSVGFIGGMDIPLIRRFAMGYVAGAKYVDPKINISENYVGVTGEAWNNPAKSKELALAQYGKNIDVIFVAAGASNTGVFDAAEEKKKFAIGVDSNQNWMKPGTILTSMLKAVDVAVYETIKETQAGQFKAEVARFGLKNNGVDYTLDKHNEKLITPEMKKKVDEIKKKIIAGQIQVPDYYKKK, from the coding sequence ATGACAAAAAAGTTTTTCGTTACACTGTTTTTTCTGTCAATCAGCACCACAACTTTCGCAAACATTAAAGTCGGCTTAGTACTTGATAAAGGTGGTAAGGACGACAAATCTTTTAACTCCGCAGCTTACGCTGGAGCCACTAAGGCGGAGAAAGATCTTAAGATCGAATTGAAGTACGTTGAAGCAACTGACACAAACGCAATCGAAAATCTCCACCGCAATTTCGCTCGTAAAAACTATGACCTCGTTATCGGTGTTGGCTTTGCACAAACTGACGCTGTTAAAAAAGTGGCAGCGCAATTTCCAAAAGTAAAATTCGCCATCGTCGATGGTGAAATCACGGCGGCGAATGTTCGCTCTTTGATGTTTGAAGAGCACGAAGGTTCATTCCTAGTTGGTGCATTGGCAGCAATGGCTTCCAAAACTCACTCTGTTGGTTTTATCGGCGGAATGGATATTCCTTTGATCCGCCGTTTTGCGATGGGCTATGTTGCCGGCGCAAAATATGTGGATCCTAAAATCAACATTTCTGAAAACTATGTGGGCGTAACTGGCGAAGCTTGGAACAACCCTGCAAAATCTAAAGAGCTTGCCCTTGCTCAGTACGGCAAAAACATCGATGTGATCTTTGTTGCCGCAGGTGCATCAAACACAGGTGTGTTCGATGCTGCTGAAGAAAAGAAAAAATTCGCAATTGGTGTTGATTCGAATCAGAACTGGATGAAACCTGGCACAATCCTAACTTCCATGTTGAAGGCAGTTGATGTAGCTGTGTATGAAACGATCAAGGAAACCCAAGCCGGTCAGTTCAAGGCAGAGGTCGCTCGCTTCGGACTTAAAAACAACGGCGTGGATTACACCCTTGATAAACATAATGAAAAGCTAATAACTCCGGAAATGAAGAAGAAAGTCGACGAGATTAAAAAGAAAATCATCGCAGGCCAAATCCAAGTTCCAGATTACTATAAAAAGAAGTAA
- a CDS encoding LysR substrate-binding domain-containing protein: MPTLSQLEYVLAVEKHRHFGKAADECNISQPTLSQQIQKLEDEVGMIIFDRLQKPILPTTEGEKFLEQAAIVLREHRKLLHVANSQSKGVSGEFHLGVIPTISSYLLPLFVETFSKKYPDVELYIEELKTETLLQELKNDRLDGVIMATPIQQGLKVHPLFYEHFYLYLSQGHPLLAKDLVRKQDMNASEMWMLKDGNCFKDQIANFCSISKDHDTVIRNVHFQSGSLDTLRNLVQQSRGYTMIPALMAELMSTSERSKHVRGFEGAKPTREVSFVYRRDHWKLDVIDAIKNCVMDCLPECVSRVKTNTHEVLEIC; the protein is encoded by the coding sequence ATGCCTACATTAAGTCAGTTAGAATATGTTCTCGCGGTCGAGAAACATCGTCATTTTGGTAAAGCAGCTGACGAATGTAATATTTCTCAGCCAACATTAAGTCAGCAGATTCAAAAACTAGAAGACGAAGTCGGCATGATTATATTTGATCGTCTGCAAAAACCTATCTTACCAACCACGGAAGGTGAAAAGTTCCTGGAACAAGCAGCTATAGTGTTGCGAGAACATCGCAAGCTTTTGCATGTCGCAAACTCTCAGTCAAAAGGAGTTTCTGGGGAATTCCATTTGGGAGTGATCCCGACCATCTCAAGCTATCTGCTGCCATTGTTCGTAGAGACGTTCTCAAAAAAGTATCCAGATGTTGAATTGTATATTGAAGAGTTAAAAACAGAGACGTTGTTACAAGAGCTAAAGAATGACCGCTTAGATGGGGTGATCATGGCGACTCCCATTCAACAAGGTTTAAAGGTCCATCCACTGTTCTACGAGCATTTTTATCTTTATCTATCTCAGGGGCATCCCTTGCTTGCAAAAGATCTGGTTCGCAAACAAGACATGAATGCCTCAGAGATGTGGATGCTTAAAGACGGGAATTGCTTTAAAGATCAGATAGCCAATTTCTGTTCAATTTCAAAAGATCACGATACCGTTATCAGAAATGTACACTTTCAAAGTGGCAGCTTAGATACCTTAAGAAATTTAGTTCAGCAAAGTCGCGGATATACGATGATTCCCGCTCTGATGGCCGAACTTATGTCGACATCAGAACGTAGTAAACATGTACGAGGCTTTGAAGGTGCAAAGCCCACCCGCGAGGTCAGCTTTGTGTATCGTCGAGATCATTGGAAGCTGGATGTAATTGATGCCATCAAAAATTGTGTGATGGATTGCCTGCCGGAGTGTGTGTCGAGAGTAAAAACCAACACCCACGAGGTGCTGGAAATTTGTTAA
- a CDS encoding ankyrin repeat domain-containing protein, whose translation MKNQLLFGLTLISCTALAEGNTPYFESAKSGDIQALGDYLSTHKSEINAVDEKGYTALIYAAYYGQEQAVTYLLKKGADPCVKDKRGNTATLGAIFKGHLGIAKTLLKSKCGVNDANEIGQTPLMFASLFGRNEIAKELLKSGADQSKKDINGNTATSLAEGQGNEEMLNILGRKSK comes from the coding sequence ATGAAAAATCAATTGTTGTTCGGTCTCACTTTGATCTCTTGCACCGCTCTTGCCGAGGGAAACACGCCTTATTTTGAATCTGCAAAAAGTGGCGACATTCAAGCTCTGGGTGATTATCTAAGCACTCATAAATCTGAAATAAATGCGGTTGATGAAAAGGGATACACTGCTTTGATTTATGCGGCTTATTATGGCCAGGAACAAGCTGTCACATATCTTTTAAAAAAAGGAGCAGATCCTTGCGTGAAAGATAAACGTGGCAACACGGCTACACTAGGCGCGATCTTTAAAGGACACTTGGGAATTGCCAAGACACTTCTTAAATCCAAATGTGGTGTAAATGATGCTAATGAAATCGGCCAAACTCCGTTAATGTTTGCGTCCCTATTTGGACGCAACGAAATTGCTAAAGAACTTTTAAAGTCCGGCGCTGATCAATCTAAAAAAGATATTAACGGCAACACCGCAACCTCACTCGCTGAAGGCCAAGGGAATGAAGAGATGCTGAATATTCTTGGGCGCAAATCGAAGTAA
- a CDS encoding isopenicillin N synthase family dioxygenase yields the protein MRTIETSSHAESSTLRKVPTLSLASYTQGSGSEKARFIDQLFTGLKEYGFIILKDHNVKPADLHKAYDLLEKFYALPDDVKRSYISPTAGFQRGYTPFGKEHAKDSPVMDLKEFWHVGRELVVASELKSVYPDNIWPSEVLPEFKDHFLKLFAALEEAGDVMLEALTMPLEVDKDFFARMTKDGNSILRLLHYPPIPEGVDPRCVRAAAHEDINFITILPAATASGLQLKDRDGTWLDIDSEPDTLIVDVGDMLARLTNDVLPSTTHRVINPQDGTNSHRYSMPFFMHPHPTAMLSCLPSCKGAGAKYPDITGQDFLMQRLREIGLIK from the coding sequence ATGAGAACGATCGAAACTAGCTCTCACGCCGAAAGCAGCACTCTTCGTAAAGTTCCAACATTGAGTCTTGCAAGTTACACGCAAGGTTCTGGTTCTGAAAAGGCCCGCTTCATCGATCAACTTTTCACAGGTCTTAAAGAATACGGTTTCATCATCCTAAAAGATCACAACGTCAAACCAGCTGATCTTCACAAAGCTTACGATCTTCTTGAAAAATTCTATGCTCTACCGGATGACGTAAAAAGATCCTACATCTCTCCGACTGCGGGTTTCCAACGTGGTTATACTCCATTTGGTAAAGAGCACGCGAAAGATTCTCCAGTGATGGATTTGAAGGAGTTCTGGCACGTGGGTCGTGAACTTGTGGTGGCAAGCGAGCTTAAGTCTGTTTATCCAGACAACATCTGGCCTTCTGAAGTTCTTCCTGAATTTAAGGATCACTTCTTGAAACTATTCGCAGCGCTCGAGGAAGCCGGTGACGTTATGCTTGAAGCTTTGACGATGCCTCTTGAGGTCGACAAAGATTTCTTTGCGCGCATGACGAAAGATGGAAATTCTATTCTTCGTTTATTGCATTACCCACCAATTCCTGAAGGTGTGGATCCTCGTTGCGTGCGAGCAGCTGCACACGAAGATATTAACTTCATTACGATTCTTCCTGCGGCAACAGCGTCTGGTCTGCAATTGAAAGATCGCGATGGCACTTGGTTGGATATTGACTCTGAACCAGATACGTTGATCGTGGATGTGGGTGATATGTTGGCTCGCTTGACGAATGACGTTTTGCCTTCGACCACTCATCGTGTGATCAACCCGCAAGATGGTACGAATTCCCACCGTTACTCGATGCCATTCTTTATGCATCCGCACCCCACAGCCATGCTAAGCTGCCTTCCTTCTTGTAAAGGTGCTGGAGCAAAGTATCCAGATATCACAGGGCAGGATTTCTTGATGCAACGTCTTCGCGAAATCGGTCTTATCAAATAG
- a CDS encoding ABC transporter ATP-binding protein: MSQVPAVEFRNISKIFGDCVANEDISFKVTAGTIHGIVGENGAGKSTAMKILFGLYTPSGGEFLVHGSTQEFHSSIDAMKAKIGMVHQHFMLAEPLTALDNILLQQDGGPFSLLPRAEQLKHLNDVAARYGFEVDLTAKVEDLSVGAQQRVEILKILSQNSEILILDEPTAVLTPQEVQDFFKNLRQLKAEGKTILIITHKLKEVMALTDEVTVFRAGKVIGCRKTSETSIAELAEMMVGRRLQNPVERSTQIDPKPVIEVQNLTAQLGNHKIENMNLTVRTREVVGIAGVEGNGQDILIRALLDKHEFSKKHLSGKIMIHGKVGSFPEDRLRFGVLPSRPAYENYILGQQRTAKFARGIFLKIKDIVTATRAAMEQYDVRPRNEGLAFSRFSGGNQQKLVVARALLQQPQAVIAAQPTRGVDIGAIEFIHNEIRAARDAGAGVLLISSELDELMALSDRILVLYKGRFVAELSRKEFDEIKIGAAMGGGH; encoded by the coding sequence ATGAGCCAAGTCCCTGCTGTTGAATTCCGAAATATCTCTAAAATTTTCGGTGACTGTGTCGCAAACGAAGACATCTCTTTCAAAGTCACAGCAGGTACGATCCACGGGATCGTGGGCGAAAACGGCGCTGGCAAATCTACGGCCATGAAAATCCTTTTTGGACTTTACACACCTTCGGGTGGTGAATTCCTGGTTCATGGCTCCACTCAAGAATTTCACTCCTCTATTGACGCTATGAAAGCCAAAATCGGCATGGTTCACCAACACTTTATGTTGGCAGAACCATTAACTGCTTTGGATAACATCTTGTTACAACAAGATGGCGGCCCCTTCTCTCTTTTGCCCCGCGCTGAGCAATTGAAACATTTAAACGACGTAGCCGCTCGTTATGGTTTCGAAGTGGATCTAACCGCAAAGGTTGAAGATCTTTCTGTGGGTGCCCAACAACGAGTCGAGATTCTGAAAATCCTTTCACAAAACTCTGAGATCTTGATCTTGGATGAACCGACGGCGGTTTTAACTCCGCAAGAAGTTCAAGACTTCTTTAAAAACCTTCGCCAACTTAAAGCTGAAGGTAAAACGATTCTGATCATCACGCACAAACTTAAAGAAGTGATGGCGTTGACTGATGAAGTAACTGTGTTCCGTGCAGGTAAAGTTATCGGTTGTCGTAAGACTTCCGAAACATCTATTGCCGAACTTGCCGAGATGATGGTGGGTCGTCGTTTGCAAAATCCTGTTGAGCGCTCCACTCAAATCGATCCAAAGCCTGTGATTGAAGTTCAAAATCTGACAGCTCAGCTTGGAAACCATAAAATTGAAAACATGAACCTGACAGTTCGTACTCGTGAAGTTGTCGGCATCGCTGGCGTTGAAGGCAACGGTCAGGACATTTTGATCCGCGCACTTCTCGATAAGCACGAGTTTTCAAAAAAGCATCTGTCTGGAAAAATTATGATTCATGGCAAGGTCGGTTCTTTCCCAGAGGACCGTTTGCGCTTCGGTGTTTTGCCTTCGCGACCTGCCTATGAAAACTATATCTTGGGTCAACAGCGCACGGCTAAGTTTGCCCGTGGGATTTTCTTGAAAATTAAAGACATCGTTACTGCGACTCGCGCGGCGATGGAACAATACGATGTTCGTCCTCGCAATGAGGGCCTGGCTTTCTCTCGCTTCTCTGGTGGTAACCAGCAGAAGCTGGTCGTAGCGCGTGCTTTGTTGCAACAGCCGCAAGCAGTTATTGCCGCTCAACCGACACGTGGTGTGGATATCGGTGCTATTGAATTTATTCATAACGAAATTCGCGCGGCTCGCGATGCCGGTGCCGGGGTTTTATTGATTTCTTCTGAGTTGGACGAGTTGATGGCTCTTTCTGATCGTATTTTGGTTCTTTATAAAGGTCGCTTTGTGGCTGAATTGTCTCGTAAGGAATTTGATGAGATCAAAATTGGTGCGGCGATGGGAGGTGGCCATTGA
- a CDS encoding Crp/Fnr family transcriptional regulator: MESQTILNGGVNSLGFMGQQNLNIPTTSNVPYEVIHLKEEEMIFKEGDTPKGLYYVQSGCVKVVVNRSHARGRTTTNEYVTKLVSPGEYFGYKALVKGSVAQCHAKAVKSTVLWLYPRELIQVAMAQASPMVKLLLNQSVNDLESFENTSQLHYLASVQERIAYQLVILADRFGAQTPNGISLNLKLTRNEFAQLASTINESLSRHLTEFKNEGLIDLNGKEIIIKNRDGLMRRSGNF; encoded by the coding sequence ATGGAATCGCAAACGATACTCAACGGCGGAGTTAACTCCCTAGGTTTTATGGGCCAACAAAACTTGAACATCCCAACAACTTCGAATGTTCCTTACGAAGTGATTCACCTCAAAGAAGAGGAGATGATCTTTAAAGAGGGCGACACTCCCAAAGGATTGTATTATGTGCAATCAGGATGTGTGAAAGTTGTCGTAAATCGTTCTCACGCACGTGGCCGTACGACGACAAATGAATACGTTACTAAACTTGTGTCACCTGGCGAATACTTCGGCTACAAAGCCTTGGTAAAAGGCAGCGTTGCTCAATGCCACGCAAAAGCCGTGAAATCGACAGTGTTGTGGTTGTACCCACGCGAGTTGATCCAAGTTGCTATGGCACAAGCGTCACCAATGGTTAAATTGCTTTTGAATCAATCAGTAAACGATCTTGAGTCTTTCGAAAACACGAGCCAATTGCATTATTTGGCATCTGTTCAAGAGCGTATCGCTTACCAATTGGTGATTTTAGCAGACCGTTTTGGTGCGCAAACGCCAAATGGCATCTCTTTGAATCTAAAACTGACTCGTAATGAGTTCGCGCAATTGGCTAGCACGATTAATGAATCGTTGTCTCGTCACCTGACTGAATTCAAAAACGAAGGTTTGATCGATTTGAACGGTAAAGAAATCATCATCAAAAATCGTGATGGTTTGATGAGACGTTCCGGAAATTTCTAA
- a CDS encoding catalase, whose protein sequence is MKLFTVAASVMLVSGIAIAKTTLTRENGAPVGDNQNSQTAGETGPVLLQDTHLVEKLARFDRERTPERVVHARGTGAYGQFVSAADNSAITRADLFSKKGKKTKVFVRFSSVIHPSGSPETLRDPRGFATKFYTEEGNWDLVGNNLPVFFIRDAMKFPDMVHSLKPSPVTNIQDPNRFFDFFAHVPESINMLTYVYSDLGTPASYREMDGNGVHAYKFVNKKGEVTYVKFHWKSLNGIKNLSDDEVAKMQGKNFNHMTDDLYSSIRAKKFPSWELEAQLLKPEELNNFDFNPLDATKEWVRIPGLKVVKLGTMTLNEVPENFFEHTEQAALAPSNIVPGIEASEDRLLQGRMFSYADTQRYRIGVNALQLPVNRPLNVNSHGQQGHMNGKITKGEVNYQPNSFNGNPDRAEGIYSQADGFKQSSLPLSGATQQQMIKKTLNFRQAGETYRSFSEKERAALINNFAGDLLAVKNIKIRNQIVAHTYAADTEYGERLAKAAKADLPEVKRIASALNDDTKKVAAQ, encoded by the coding sequence ATGAAACTCTTTACTGTTGCGGCATCCGTGATGCTCGTAAGTGGGATTGCTATTGCCAAAACCACACTGACTCGTGAAAACGGCGCGCCTGTAGGCGACAATCAAAACTCTCAAACAGCTGGTGAAACAGGTCCTGTTCTTCTTCAGGATACTCACCTTGTCGAAAAACTTGCGCGTTTTGATCGAGAAAGAACTCCAGAACGTGTCGTGCACGCTCGTGGTACCGGCGCCTATGGTCAATTCGTTAGTGCAGCTGATAATTCCGCGATCACACGTGCGGATCTATTTTCCAAAAAAGGCAAAAAAACAAAAGTGTTTGTTCGTTTCTCCTCTGTGATCCATCCAAGCGGATCTCCTGAAACTTTGCGTGATCCACGTGGGTTTGCGACGAAGTTTTATACTGAAGAAGGCAACTGGGACCTTGTGGGAAATAATTTGCCCGTATTTTTTATTCGCGATGCAATGAAATTCCCCGACATGGTTCATTCTCTGAAGCCAAGTCCAGTAACTAACATTCAAGATCCCAACAGATTCTTTGATTTCTTTGCTCACGTTCCAGAGTCCATCAATATGCTAACTTACGTGTATTCAGATCTGGGCACGCCAGCAAGTTATCGCGAAATGGACGGCAATGGTGTTCACGCTTATAAATTCGTGAACAAAAAAGGTGAAGTCACTTACGTAAAATTTCATTGGAAAAGCCTGAATGGGATCAAAAATCTTTCTGACGATGAAGTCGCAAAAATGCAAGGCAAGAACTTCAATCATATGACCGATGATCTGTACTCTTCCATCCGGGCAAAGAAGTTCCCTTCTTGGGAGCTAGAGGCCCAGCTGCTGAAACCTGAAGAGTTGAATAACTTCGATTTTAATCCACTGGATGCAACTAAAGAATGGGTTCGCATTCCAGGGTTAAAAGTCGTAAAACTTGGGACCATGACCTTGAACGAAGTTCCGGAGAACTTTTTCGAACATACAGAACAAGCGGCATTGGCGCCTTCGAATATCGTTCCTGGGATTGAAGCCTCTGAAGACCGCCTGTTGCAAGGTCGCATGTTCTCTTACGCCGATACTCAACGCTACAGAATTGGTGTAAATGCTTTGCAGTTACCGGTAAACCGCCCTTTAAACGTGAATTCACACGGCCAGCAAGGCCATATGAATGGTAAAATTACTAAGGGTGAAGTGAACTATCAACCAAATAGCTTTAATGGAAATCCAGATCGCGCAGAAGGCATTTACTCGCAAGCAGATGGATTTAAACAAAGCTCGTTGCCTTTAAGTGGTGCGACTCAACAACAGATGATCAAAAAGACTTTGAACTTCCGTCAAGCTGGCGAAACTTACAGAAGCTTTTCTGAAAAAGAGCGCGCAGCATTGATCAATAACTTTGCCGGCGACCTCCTTGCCGTCAAAAATATTAAAATTCGCAATCAAATCGTAGCTCACACATACGCGGCCGACACTGAGTATGGTGAGCGCTTGGCAAAAGCAGCTAAGGCTGACTTGCCTGAGGTTAAACGAATTGCTTCTGCATTGAATGACGACACTAAAAAAGTTGCTGCTCAATAA
- a CDS encoding ABC transporter permease, whose product MKRFLGFIIGLVAALMLTFFAGENPINIFMILVKSAFGSTYDLGMTLSYATPMIFCGLSVAIGFHAGMFNIGAEGQLTMAAVTAAAIGVFFPTVPFPLAPLIAFLGALAAGAFWGWIVGMLKAFRGSHEVIITIMMNFIAAGLASWFALKVIPNPNSQNPETAMVSANYMFKDYDLIARFFPDTPVNASLVFAIVLAVFMWIFLWKTTWGFELRAVGSNPEAAQRSGISAKRVQIIAMALAGACAGCVALSEVIGSAGQYRVGFSPDYGFIGIAVALLAANNPLGIIAAGFLMGALHKGASDLDLETSTITRDFSRIIQAFIILGVAASAYWEYRSRRQRKKD is encoded by the coding sequence TTGAAACGCTTCCTAGGTTTCATCATTGGATTGGTTGCAGCTTTGATGCTGACGTTCTTTGCTGGCGAGAATCCAATTAATATCTTTATGATCCTGGTTAAGAGTGCCTTTGGTTCCACTTATGACCTGGGTATGACTTTGTCTTACGCAACACCGATGATCTTTTGCGGTCTTTCGGTGGCAATTGGTTTCCATGCGGGAATGTTCAATATCGGCGCTGAAGGACAACTTACGATGGCGGCTGTCACTGCGGCAGCCATCGGTGTTTTCTTTCCGACTGTTCCATTTCCATTGGCTCCCCTTATCGCTTTCCTTGGTGCTTTGGCAGCAGGAGCTTTCTGGGGTTGGATCGTGGGTATGCTAAAAGCTTTCCGCGGAAGCCACGAAGTTATCATCACAATTATGATGAACTTCATCGCCGCTGGTCTGGCGAGCTGGTTTGCTCTTAAAGTTATTCCAAATCCTAATTCACAAAATCCTGAAACAGCGATGGTGTCTGCGAACTATATGTTTAAAGACTACGATTTAATTGCGCGTTTCTTCCCCGATACTCCAGTGAATGCATCCTTGGTTTTTGCAATCGTCCTGGCAGTTTTCATGTGGATATTCCTCTGGAAAACCACGTGGGGCTTTGAATTGCGAGCGGTGGGTTCAAACCCTGAAGCAGCACAACGTTCTGGTATTTCCGCTAAACGTGTTCAAATCATCGCAATGGCTTTGGCTGGTGCGTGCGCCGGGTGTGTCGCTTTATCTGAAGTTATCGGCAGCGCTGGCCAGTATCGCGTGGGTTTTTCTCCAGACTATGGTTTCATCGGTATCGCGGTGGCGTTGCTAGCAGCAAATAATCCCTTGGGCATTATAGCAGCTGGATTCTTGATGGGCGCTCTTCACAAGGGTGCTTCTGATCTGGATTTAGAAACTTCTACGATCACTCGTGATTTCTCTCGTATCATTCAGGCCTTCATTATTCTTGGTGTGGCAGCAAGTGCTTACTGGGAATATCGTTCGCGCCGCCAAAGGAAGAAGGACTAA
- the tsaA gene encoding tRNA (N6-threonylcarbamoyladenosine(37)-N6)-methyltransferase TrmO, which translates to MEPIGFIESCFKDKFGTPRQPGLVKSAWAKLRIRADLQPAEALQGLEGFSHVWLVWVFHQNKVARYHAKVHPPRMGGKSIGLFATRTPHRPNPIGLSLVELVKVEADGIIVSGADLVDGTPILDIKPYLPEIESIPDAKTGWTSQVQKDPIQVEFTEHASKLLAQWQQRNPDKKLKEVIEDTLKLDPRPVVYRGYEGNDGASYRNKHAVRLFDGDVHFEFVNANLVTVLDILFTHN; encoded by the coding sequence ATGGAACCAATTGGATTTATAGAGAGTTGCTTCAAGGATAAGTTTGGAACCCCGCGCCAGCCAGGTCTGGTGAAAAGCGCATGGGCTAAACTAAGAATCCGCGCAGATCTTCAACCTGCAGAGGCGCTTCAGGGCTTAGAAGGCTTTAGCCATGTATGGTTGGTGTGGGTCTTTCACCAAAATAAAGTCGCTCGCTACCACGCCAAGGTTCATCCTCCACGCATGGGTGGAAAAAGTATTGGATTGTTTGCCACGAGAACTCCACATCGTCCAAACCCGATCGGCTTGTCATTGGTGGAGTTAGTCAAAGTTGAGGCAGACGGCATCATCGTGTCTGGCGCGGATTTGGTGGATGGCACTCCAATTTTAGATATTAAACCTTATCTGCCAGAAATCGAATCAATCCCTGATGCAAAAACAGGTTGGACATCGCAAGTTCAAAAAGATCCTATCCAGGTGGAGTTCACTGAGCATGCGTCAAAGTTGCTCGCGCAGTGGCAACAACGTAATCCTGACAAAAAACTGAAAGAAGTGATCGAGGACACACTGAAATTGGATCCTCGTCCTGTCGTTTATCGTGGTTACGAGGGGAATGACGGGGCTTCTTACAGAAACAAACATGCGGTTCGTCTATTTGATGGTGATGTACATTTTGAATTTGTTAACGCAAATCTTGTCACTGTTCTCGATATTCTTTTTACGCATAATTAG